A genomic region of Armatimonadota bacterium contains the following coding sequences:
- a CDS encoding outer membrane lipoprotein-sorting protein, giving the protein MKFALPALCAAAIAVAGCSRVAQPDGLTILARYHGADETSSYTVNEMNVAVMAIPRPDFNGRGVVGPVSTLLHRTHVGPDQWRYDVISTEGPAAAGGMVQARNGQTGWRYVPAAHRIELLTFPSKDVGALDWMALILNNYHVEGVRSDTVANTPAWYLEVRPKNPGRPMKRLWVDKETYLPLRQELWSADGRLVSATQAVERPQPIPAGDLALLKPPAASDLTVVQWNKDYRLPETEIAAALGFPLARLPQVPRGFAPVGTYLSILPDTFGACARWELTDGIATLNVFQTRKDLGASMQEDVPGDVNGPAESAERGPYHFLVAGNLRRKELRRIADDISVGPR; this is encoded by the coding sequence GTGAAGTTCGCCCTGCCGGCGCTCTGCGCGGCTGCGATCGCCGTGGCGGGCTGCTCACGGGTCGCACAACCAGACGGTCTCACTATCCTCGCCCGGTACCACGGCGCCGACGAAACCTCTTCGTACACCGTCAACGAAATGAACGTTGCGGTCATGGCGATACCGCGACCTGATTTTAATGGTCGTGGCGTTGTCGGTCCCGTCTCCACACTTCTCCATCGTACGCACGTTGGCCCCGACCAGTGGCGGTATGATGTAATCAGCACTGAAGGTCCGGCGGCGGCCGGCGGCATGGTGCAGGCGCGCAACGGCCAGACCGGCTGGCGCTATGTTCCGGCGGCCCACCGCATCGAACTGCTCACTTTTCCATCGAAGGATGTTGGCGCCCTCGATTGGATGGCGCTGATCCTAAACAACTACCACGTAGAGGGGGTGCGTTCCGACACGGTGGCAAACACCCCGGCCTGGTATCTGGAAGTGCGGCCGAAGAATCCTGGACGACCGATGAAACGGTTGTGGGTGGACAAAGAAACCTATCTGCCCCTTCGCCAGGAACTGTGGAGTGCCGACGGACGGCTCGTGAGCGCAACACAGGCCGTAGAGCGACCCCAACCCATCCCCGCCGGCGACCTCGCGCTACTGAAGCCGCCGGCAGCCAGCGATCTGACCGTTGTCCAGTGGAACAAAGACTATCGCCTCCCCGAAACTGAGATCGCCGCGGCGCTCGGGTTCCCGTTGGCCCGCCTTCCCCAGGTGCCGCGCGGATTTGCCCCGGTGGGAACGTATCTCTCCATCCTCCCGGACACATTTGGCGCGTGCGCCAGATGGGAACTAACGGATGGCATCGCGACGCTCAACGTGTTTCAGACGCGGAAGGACCTCGGCGCCTCTATGCAGGAAGACGTTCCGGGCGACGTCAACGGGCCGGCGGAATCGGCCGAACGCGGCCCCTATCATTTCCTGGTTGCGGGCAACCTTCGCCGCAAGGAACTCCGGCGCATTGCCGATGATATCAGTGTTGGACCACGCTGA
- the raiA gene encoding ribosome-associated translation inhibitor RaiA, with the protein MNVTVKGRGVEVTPAMRDYAQKKLNKVSEFDSGLRTAEVTYKLDHSVHKVEVMLTGDGVRLRAEERRPDLYEAMDVVVEKLEQQARKHHRRLIDRNRHQLEKPASHAAEPEAAVAADEVDGAGSGVRITRRKRFAMKPMSAIDAAIEMEMMGHEFFVFRNTSGDVNVVYRRDDTTIGLIEVGE; encoded by the coding sequence ATGAACGTGACTGTGAAGGGCCGGGGCGTTGAAGTGACCCCCGCAATGCGGGACTATGCGCAGAAGAAGCTGAACAAAGTCTCCGAGTTTGATTCCGGGCTCCGAACCGCGGAAGTTACCTACAAGCTGGACCACAGTGTTCATAAGGTCGAAGTCATGCTCACGGGCGACGGCGTTCGGCTTCGCGCTGAAGAGCGCCGTCCGGATCTGTACGAGGCGATGGACGTCGTTGTTGAGAAACTGGAACAACAGGCACGGAAACACCACCGGCGCCTGATAGATCGAAACCGCCACCAACTGGAGAAACCCGCCTCCCATGCCGCCGAACCGGAAGCCGCCGTTGCCGCGGATGAAGTGGACGGCGCCGGCTCGGGTGTGCGTATCACCCGCAGAAAGCGCTTCGCGATGAAGCCGATGTCCGCCATTGACGCCGCCATCGAAATGGAGATGATGGGCCACGAGTTCTTCGTCTTCCGCAACACCAGCGGCGACGTGAACGTGGTCTACCGCCGCGACGATACAACCATCGGCCTCATCGAAGTCGGCGAGTAG
- a CDS encoding ATP-dependent 6-phosphofructokinase, with product MRVGVLTGGGDCPGLNPAIRGAVVRGLSFGWEMVGFEEGWRGWLQGMQIPLTLEVVDDIIRRGGTILGSSRTNPYKEAETAQLAVEQFENLGIDALIAIGGDDTLGVANKLYKAGKKTVGVPKTMDNDLSETDYTFGFDSAVAVCTENIDRLHDTALSHRRCIVVEVMGRHAGWVAMYAGISGNADWILIPEKQPTEASLKDMIDHLLAQRARGRKHNIVVVSEGVSLPHWDVQDSKVDSFGHAILKERGIASALEDYITKATKDRGTPIETKSVTFGHIVRGGAPTPFDRILGTRVGVKAAEMVKAGEFGKMAALHGLDVVAVDLDAAVGVNKQVPPEWWDMASLFFK from the coding sequence ATGCGTGTAGGAGTTTTGACGGGTGGCGGCGACTGCCCCGGCCTGAACCCGGCCATCCGCGGCGCCGTTGTTCGCGGTTTGTCTTTCGGTTGGGAAATGGTCGGCTTCGAAGAAGGTTGGCGTGGATGGCTGCAGGGCATGCAGATTCCTCTGACCCTCGAGGTCGTTGATGACATCATCCGCCGTGGTGGAACGATCCTCGGGAGCAGCCGGACCAACCCATACAAGGAAGCCGAAACCGCCCAGCTGGCGGTTGAACAGTTCGAGAACCTGGGCATCGACGCGCTCATCGCCATCGGCGGTGACGACACACTAGGCGTTGCCAACAAGCTTTACAAGGCCGGCAAAAAGACCGTCGGCGTGCCGAAAACGATGGACAATGACCTGTCGGAAACCGACTACACGTTCGGGTTCGACAGCGCCGTCGCCGTCTGCACCGAAAACATCGACCGCCTGCATGATACCGCCCTCAGCCATCGCCGCTGCATCGTTGTCGAGGTCATGGGCCGGCACGCGGGCTGGGTTGCCATGTACGCCGGCATCTCCGGCAACGCAGACTGGATCCTCATCCCCGAGAAGCAGCCCACCGAAGCCAGCCTCAAGGATATGATCGACCACCTGCTGGCCCAGCGCGCCCGCGGCCGCAAGCACAACATCGTCGTCGTCTCCGAAGGCGTCAGCCTGCCGCATTGGGACGTCCAGGACAGCAAGGTCGACTCGTTCGGCCATGCGATCCTGAAAGAACGCGGAATCGCCAGCGCCCTGGAAGACTACATCACAAAGGCCACTAAGGACCGCGGTACGCCCATCGAGACAAAGTCCGTAACATTCGGTCACATCGTCCGCGGCGGCGCCCCGACTCCGTTCGACCGAATCCTCGGCACCCGCGTTGGTGTGAAGGCGGCCGAAATGGTGAAGGCGGGCGAGTTCGGCAAGATGGCCGCCCTCCATGGCCTCGACGTTGTCGCGGTGGACCTCGACGCGGCCGTCGGTGTGAACAAACAGGTTCCGCCGGAGTGGTGGGACATGGCTTCGTTGTTCTTCAAGTAA
- the folE gene encoding GTP cyclohydrolase I FolE, translating to MNEHYREILRGIGEDPDREGLLKTPERAAEAMAFLTAGYAENPDALIRDAVIEESSNDLVLVRSIEFHSLCEHHLLPFFGHAHVAYLPQGRIVGLSKVARLVDALARRLQVQERMTRQIAEALESALEPRGVAVVVEARHLCMTMRGVQKHDALMVTSHLSGVFRDDAKSLAEFYSLIGR from the coding sequence TTGAACGAACACTATCGCGAGATACTGCGCGGGATCGGGGAAGACCCGGACCGCGAAGGATTGCTGAAAACGCCGGAACGCGCGGCGGAGGCGATGGCATTTCTGACGGCCGGTTACGCTGAGAACCCGGATGCGTTGATCCGTGATGCGGTGATCGAAGAGTCCTCCAACGATCTTGTGCTCGTCCGCTCGATCGAGTTCCACAGCCTCTGCGAGCACCATCTGCTCCCGTTCTTCGGGCACGCCCACGTAGCCTATCTGCCGCAGGGTCGCATCGTCGGTCTCAGCAAGGTCGCGCGATTGGTGGACGCGCTGGCCCGTCGCCTGCAGGTCCAGGAGCGGATGACGAGGCAGATCGCCGAGGCGCTGGAGTCGGCGCTTGAACCGCGGGGTGTGGCCGTCGTGGTGGAGGCGCGTCACCTCTGTATGACGATGCGGGGCGTTCAGAAACACGACGCCTTGATGGTGACCAGCCACCTCTCCGGCGTATTCCGCGACGACGCCAAATCCCTCGCCGAGTTCTACTCGCTGATAGGCCGCTGA
- a CDS encoding SDR family oxidoreductase, with translation MYDDSDDRVAIVTGAGRGIGRATALALSKAGFTVVAMARTDTDLVTLCDEALDGTVVMHVGSVTHDRDVHMAFKTASVLGDLSVVVNAAGSAWFGPTTDCGLDDWRSVVQTNLTGTFFCCREALRTMGDTGHIINIASVAGHQGLPNSAAYCASKWGVVGLTKSLAAEVRASGRHGIHFTLLSPGSTDTPLWDALDDSPDTADMLQPDDVANAILSIVTQPPNISVDEMMLMPAKGILPFKR, from the coding sequence ATGTACGATGATTCTGATGACCGGGTGGCAATTGTAACTGGAGCGGGACGTGGAATTGGGCGCGCGACGGCGCTGGCGTTGAGCAAGGCGGGCTTCACGGTCGTGGCGATGGCGCGGACTGATACCGACCTCGTGACGCTGTGCGACGAGGCGCTCGACGGCACGGTGGTTATGCACGTTGGAAGCGTAACTCACGACCGGGATGTCCACATGGCCTTCAAAACAGCCTCCGTTCTCGGAGACCTGTCGGTGGTCGTGAACGCCGCCGGATCGGCCTGGTTTGGGCCCACAACCGACTGCGGGCTGGACGATTGGCGCTCGGTCGTTCAGACCAACCTCACCGGCACCTTCTTCTGCTGTCGCGAGGCGCTTCGGACGATGGGGGACACGGGCCACATCATCAATATCGCGAGCGTGGCCGGGCACCAGGGGCTTCCCAACAGCGCGGCCTACTGCGCCTCCAAATGGGGTGTGGTGGGGCTGACGAAATCGCTCGCCGCCGAGGTACGCGCATCGGGCCGCCACGGGATCCATTTCACGCTCTTGAGCCCCGGCAGCACGGATACGCCGCTCTGGGACGCGCTGGACGACTCGCCCGACACGGCCGACATGCTGCAACCGGATGACGTCGCCAACGCGATCCTGAGCATCGTCACCCAGCCCCCGAACATTTCCGTGGACGAAATGATGCTGATGCCCGCCAAAGGCATACTGCCGTTCAAGCGGTGA
- a CDS encoding prepilin-type N-terminal cleavage/methylation domain-containing protein, protein MRGRHLRVSVRRISHTRITLRVASHHRSTAFTLIELLVAIAIIAIIAGLLLPVFTKARTKARWAYCAGNLRQIGMAVDCYRNDWEGAYPWAWRVDAVVFDNLHPSLPEALQDYVRDAHIWQCPSDIGETFPKGPFGLHRTSKPFYAIRIASYDYYGRGFSDGLVGDLVPRVRKPALAVLCMEDRPWHDHYLPTDDWSTCTGRDNVLYCDGHVARRTVAQIHIDVKDSRTP, encoded by the coding sequence ATGCGGGGCAGACATTTGCGTGTATCGGTCCGACGCATTTCGCATACACGCATCACCCTGCGCGTTGCGTCCCACCATCGATCGACGGCATTTACTCTTATCGAGTTGCTCGTGGCGATAGCCATCATCGCCATCATCGCGGGCCTCCTGTTGCCCGTATTCACGAAGGCGAGGACCAAGGCCAGGTGGGCATATTGCGCGGGCAACCTGCGTCAGATTGGCATGGCAGTAGACTGTTACCGGAACGATTGGGAGGGCGCCTATCCCTGGGCTTGGCGCGTTGACGCAGTGGTATTCGATAACCTTCACCCATCCCTGCCTGAAGCGCTACAAGACTACGTTCGTGACGCGCATATCTGGCAGTGCCCAAGCGATATTGGCGAGACTTTTCCGAAGGGTCCATTTGGATTGCACCGGACCTCCAAGCCGTTCTATGCCATCCGAATCGCCAGTTACGACTATTACGGTCGCGGATTTTCCGACGGCCTCGTGGGCGATCTGGTTCCAAGGGTCCGGAAACCCGCATTGGCCGTGTTGTGCATGGAAGACCGCCCTTGGCACGACCATTACCTGCCGACCGATGACTGGTCGACGTGCACTGGCCGGGACAACGTGTTGTATTGTGATGGCCACGTAGCGAGGAGGACCGTGGCGCAGATCCACATCGACGTGAAGGATTCACGCACTCCATAG
- the ispD gene encoding 2-C-methyl-D-erythritol 4-phosphate cytidylyltransferase, whose translation MDVGEIGAGVTAIVPAAGRGSRFGAPRNKVLEPLLGRPILRRTLDAIAASGCVEAIVVAVSPSDMESVAQLRSGLKIPCRIVEGGETRQDSVKNALAIVESPIVAVHDAARPLIDAGTIARCIRSVVDCGTGVAAIPVADTLKRAPDGLVHETVDRSQLWATQTPQCCRTADLRHAYEAATSTGAQFTDEAALLQSAGYPVHLVKASPLNMKITTPDDLALAEAILRSRGGGSLNLPRIGYGYDVHRFEQGRRMVLGGVDFGLDYGLLGHSDADAVLHAVMDALLGAAGLPDIGHLFPNTDEQWRGASSMDLLAEVVTRVGSAGYRTGNVDITVIAERPKVGPHTAAMKANIARVLGIAEDAVGIKATTAEGLGDLGAGAGLAAHAVAMLISR comes from the coding sequence ATTGACGTTGGAGAAATAGGCGCCGGCGTTACGGCTATCGTCCCTGCGGCGGGCCGTGGTTCGCGGTTCGGGGCGCCCCGCAACAAAGTGCTTGAGCCTTTGCTGGGGCGCCCCATTCTGCGCCGCACGCTTGATGCCATCGCCGCCAGCGGTTGCGTTGAAGCCATCGTTGTGGCAGTCTCCCCGAGCGATATGGAGAGCGTCGCGCAACTCCGCTCCGGCCTGAAGATCCCCTGTCGAATCGTTGAAGGCGGCGAGACTCGCCAGGATTCGGTGAAAAACGCCTTGGCCATCGTGGAGTCACCTATCGTGGCGGTCCACGATGCGGCGCGGCCACTGATCGATGCCGGAACGATCGCCCGGTGTATTCGCAGCGTCGTCGATTGCGGGACCGGCGTCGCCGCGATACCGGTGGCCGATACGCTGAAGCGCGCTCCGGACGGGTTGGTGCATGAGACGGTGGACCGGAGCCAACTGTGGGCCACCCAGACCCCCCAATGCTGCCGTACGGCCGATCTGCGCCACGCATACGAGGCCGCCACGAGTACCGGCGCGCAGTTCACCGATGAGGCCGCTCTACTGCAGAGCGCCGGGTACCCGGTGCACCTCGTGAAGGCATCTCCCCTGAACATGAAAATCACCACACCGGACGACCTTGCGCTGGCGGAGGCCATCCTGCGTTCGCGGGGAGGGGGCTCTTTGAATTTACCTCGCATTGGATACGGCTACGACGTGCACCGGTTCGAACAGGGCCGGAGAATGGTCCTGGGCGGCGTGGATTTCGGCCTCGATTACGGCCTTCTTGGCCATTCGGATGCGGACGCCGTGCTGCACGCCGTGATGGACGCCCTGCTAGGCGCGGCGGGGCTGCCCGATATCGGCCACCTGTTTCCCAACACGGACGAGCAGTGGCGGGGGGCTTCCAGCATGGACCTTCTCGCCGAGGTGGTGACGCGCGTCGGGTCGGCCGGATACCGCACCGGCAACGTGGATATCACAGTGATCGCGGAACGCCCGAAAGTCGGTCCCCACACCGCCGCGATGAAAGCCAACATCGCGCGCGTCCTGGGAATCGCGGAGGATGCCGTCGGCATCAAGGCGACCACCGCCGAGGGGCTCGGCGATCTCGGCGCCGGCGCCGGCCTCGCCGCCCACGCTGTAGCGATGCTGATATCGAGATAA
- a CDS encoding PqqD family protein produces MLDLDRYITRDPDAAWRIFEDGAVIVTPQESVMHSLNPVGTRIWELADGTLTVSEILDLVVEEFDVDREEAEQDVLGFCRALADKGMLTIE; encoded by the coding sequence ATGCTTGACCTTGATCGCTACATCACCCGTGACCCTGATGCCGCATGGCGCATTTTCGAAGACGGAGCCGTCATCGTCACGCCGCAAGAAAGCGTAATGCACTCGCTGAACCCCGTGGGCACGCGTATCTGGGAACTGGCGGACGGCACGCTCACCGTCAGCGAGATTCTTGACCTCGTTGTTGAGGAATTCGATGTCGACCGCGAAGAAGCGGAACAGGACGTGCTTGGGTTCTGCCGCGCCCTGGCAGATAAGGGCATGCTCACGATCGAGTAA
- a CDS encoding GNAT family N-acetyltransferase, whose product MAQRPATSLNPAKIDLLRKALTVAPMTLDLTGLSMFPSIRAGDRCRVVSVDPDSIQVGDIILTTRETRLFAHRVLAIRSGPAKQWIVKGDTLLVPDPPVQAEDILGQVIGLDRRGRFIDLRTPARRRLGAAMARISAPYSTAFVRALLFRRRLLAALAALPAWRARRRARVGVIVVREATVDDIDGLAMLFGEQAALHSPMGGIDMDHVRSQARQMLEGTRKAGAVLWVAVVDDFVSGHAVVGPLGDDGPMAAGWWVMSVYVKMTARGCGLAERMVRAGLEDAAKRGVQEIRYAAFEQNTPSLRLAAKLGFVEDTGSVAQDFASHYTGMGTRGPKLKVTRKEL is encoded by the coding sequence ATGGCTCAACGCCCCGCCACATCCCTGAATCCGGCCAAGATCGATCTCTTGCGAAAAGCGCTGACCGTAGCGCCGATGACGCTGGATCTCACCGGTCTGTCCATGTTCCCCTCGATCCGTGCGGGAGACCGGTGCCGGGTTGTGAGCGTTGATCCCGATTCCATCCAGGTGGGCGACATCATCCTGACGACGCGCGAGACACGGCTGTTCGCGCACCGGGTGTTGGCGATTCGTTCCGGCCCGGCGAAACAATGGATTGTGAAAGGCGATACGCTGCTCGTTCCCGATCCGCCGGTTCAGGCCGAAGACATACTGGGACAGGTGATCGGGCTGGACCGCCGCGGGCGATTCATCGATCTTCGCACCCCTGCGCGAAGGCGCCTGGGCGCCGCGATGGCGCGGATTTCGGCGCCGTACTCGACAGCCTTCGTGAGGGCCCTGTTGTTTCGCAGACGGCTGCTTGCGGCATTGGCGGCGCTGCCGGCGTGGCGCGCTCGGCGACGGGCGCGCGTGGGCGTGATCGTCGTCCGTGAGGCGACGGTGGACGATATCGACGGCCTGGCGATGCTGTTCGGCGAACAGGCGGCGCTCCATTCGCCGATGGGGGGCATCGACATGGACCACGTGCGCAGCCAGGCGCGGCAAATGCTGGAGGGAACCCGCAAGGCGGGCGCCGTTCTCTGGGTCGCGGTTGTCGATGATTTCGTTTCAGGGCACGCCGTTGTGGGGCCGCTGGGTGACGACGGCCCAATGGCCGCCGGCTGGTGGGTGATGAGCGTTTACGTCAAGATGACCGCACGAGGCTGCGGGCTCGCGGAACGCATGGTGCGGGCCGGCCTGGAGGATGCCGCGAAGCGCGGGGTGCAGGAAATCCGATACGCCGCGTTTGAGCAGAACACCCCGTCACTGCGGTTGGCGGCCAAGCTTGGATTCGTGGAAGACACCGGTTCCGTGGCGCAGGATTTCGCGAGCCATTACACCGGCATGGGGACGCGCGGCCCCAAGCTCAAGGTGACGCGCAAGGAACTATAA
- a CDS encoding PQQ-binding-like beta-propeller repeat protein, whose product MRHLSFTVICACMALGLPAFAAAPMTTQQAQIDAALKALRFPSGSGVTNISFVAGNVAIDFSPETAAGIDDCALEALTDAAQIAFHGTEGITKWRFTCNGRLLSSYLPPVPEVVPESGPRSVQRGPQYTPAVGALTGKTIAISPGHGWTSNSTGTGWATQRGYWQGIIEDFLNPEFMQYLNNFLVNNGATVYPCRELDKTYGQCTTVWTFAGLTRTAPNKPWWQMASLYHNVRQGAPSSVYDNGRTTDANRDIATRPLYAIWRGADIMVSLHNNGDSGTASGTLTMYETSNGYMVTDAANQYGSQYLGQKVHARVISELRANYLSNWYSYGAQGFAGNYGENNFFKGPACIVETAFMDTPTPDNAALHDENYKMLVAKAIYEGICDYFHVTPTYNTAVAAPSGTWSPVPLPRTWSVKLGSPVNSAPSSSGGWVYAATDAGVVYGIPATAQSGFTPGVVKWRYPPSGGLGAAVKARPSVYDDTVYAVTIAGKMVAMDRLTGALKWTVTVPNSGNLQCPPAPTADGMLLIGSDNGRLYSYSQSTGELLRTFPTVFGAITSQVAAPDYGHVWLTSADGKVRCVTGDLLTVLWQKDSGSPIPSAPFVLTTNNSVYVTTAAGSVVALNASNGGTANGWPAAGVAMPFNIGTSPWADGNSGIVSFGMDNHSIAAVSASSGAALSDFPLKPYGVKEFTSSPIALNGVIYIGGTDGRLYALKRGSGAADPGGTWRTFDAGSMALPGMFTAAPCLTGTGAGDVVVAGNTNGWLYAFPI is encoded by the coding sequence ATGAGGCATCTCAGTTTTACGGTCATCTGCGCCTGCATGGCGCTTGGTCTGCCCGCTTTCGCCGCCGCGCCAATGACCACTCAGCAGGCCCAGATCGACGCCGCTCTCAAGGCGCTGCGATTCCCATCCGGTTCGGGGGTCACCAACATATCCTTCGTCGCCGGGAACGTTGCCATCGACTTCTCGCCGGAAACCGCCGCAGGCATCGACGACTGCGCCCTGGAAGCATTGACGGACGCCGCGCAAATCGCATTCCACGGCACGGAAGGCATCACCAAATGGCGCTTCACCTGCAACGGCCGTTTGCTGTCTTCCTACCTGCCACCGGTCCCGGAGGTTGTGCCGGAGTCCGGACCACGGAGCGTCCAGCGCGGGCCGCAGTACACTCCCGCTGTGGGAGCGCTCACGGGAAAGACTATCGCCATCAGCCCGGGGCACGGCTGGACCTCCAATTCGACGGGCACCGGGTGGGCGACGCAGCGCGGGTATTGGCAAGGTATCATCGAGGACTTCCTGAACCCCGAGTTCATGCAGTATCTCAACAACTTCCTCGTGAACAATGGCGCAACCGTCTATCCCTGCCGCGAACTCGACAAGACCTACGGCCAATGTACGACCGTGTGGACGTTCGCCGGGCTGACGCGGACGGCGCCGAACAAACCCTGGTGGCAGATGGCGTCGCTCTATCACAACGTGCGCCAGGGAGCTCCCAGCAGCGTCTACGATAACGGCAGGACCACGGATGCCAACCGGGACATCGCCACGCGCCCTCTGTACGCTATATGGCGCGGTGCGGATATAATGGTCAGCCTCCACAATAACGGAGACAGCGGAACCGCGTCCGGCACGCTCACGATGTACGAGACCAGCAACGGCTACATGGTCACGGACGCCGCCAACCAGTACGGCAGCCAATACCTGGGGCAAAAGGTTCACGCCCGCGTAATCTCCGAACTCCGGGCGAACTACCTGAGCAACTGGTATTCGTACGGCGCTCAGGGATTCGCCGGCAATTACGGTGAGAACAATTTCTTCAAAGGCCCAGCATGTATCGTTGAAACGGCGTTTATGGACACTCCTACGCCGGACAACGCCGCGCTCCACGATGAGAACTACAAGATGCTTGTGGCGAAGGCGATTTACGAAGGCATCTGCGATTACTTCCACGTAACGCCCACCTACAACACAGCTGTGGCGGCGCCTTCCGGAACGTGGTCGCCGGTTCCGCTCCCGCGAACCTGGTCGGTCAAATTGGGATCGCCCGTCAACTCGGCGCCGTCCTCAAGCGGCGGGTGGGTCTATGCGGCAACGGACGCGGGAGTGGTGTACGGCATCCCGGCAACCGCGCAATCGGGGTTTACGCCCGGTGTAGTGAAATGGCGTTACCCCCCTTCCGGCGGCCTCGGCGCCGCGGTAAAGGCCCGTCCGTCAGTGTACGATGACACGGTCTACGCGGTCACCATTGCCGGGAAAATGGTGGCCATGGACCGCCTGACCGGCGCTTTGAAATGGACCGTTACGGTGCCAAACAGCGGCAATCTGCAATGCCCGCCCGCGCCCACCGCGGATGGAATGCTTCTGATAGGCTCGGACAACGGCCGCCTCTACTCGTACAGCCAGAGCACGGGCGAGCTCCTCAGGACCTTCCCGACGGTGTTCGGCGCCATCACCTCGCAGGTGGCGGCGCCCGACTACGGGCATGTATGGTTGACCAGCGCGGACGGCAAAGTGCGTTGCGTAACAGGCGATCTTCTGACGGTTCTGTGGCAGAAGGACAGCGGCAGCCCAATCCCATCGGCTCCTTTTGTGTTGACCACCAATAACAGCGTCTACGTGACCACCGCGGCCGGTTCGGTCGTGGCCTTGAACGCCAGCAACGGCGGCACTGCGAACGGATGGCCCGCCGCCGGCGTCGCTATGCCGTTCAATATCGGCACGTCGCCGTGGGCGGATGGAAACTCCGGCATCGTCTCGTTCGGAATGGACAACCACTCGATTGCGGCCGTCAGCGCTTCGTCCGGCGCCGCCTTGAGCGATTTTCCCCTCAAACCGTACGGGGTGAAGGAGTTTACTTCGTCACCGATCGCGCTGAACGGGGTCATCTATATAGGGGGCACGGACGGCAGGCTTTACGCTCTGAAGCGGGGCAGCGGCGCAGCCGATCCAGGGGGCACGTGGCGCACGTTCGACGCGGGTTCCATGGCGCTGCCGGGCATGTTCACGGCCGCGCCATGCCTCACCGGGACGGGCGCGGGTGACGTCGTCGTCGCGGGCAATACCAACGGTTGGCTTTACGCGTTCCCGATATAG
- a CDS encoding glycosyltransferase: MIKHLERAGVECWLLHVLGHVDRSRFQMNLAVRDLERTPLVDEFEALGCEVYSLARRPGRPTFAGALRDIVFGSGPYDIVHCHNQFNRGYVLKLAKRFGIPVRVAHSHNAPVGNTTTMRRIRVASRNRYLARLWNAGIACSMPAAQELFGDSWRENPRIRLVYCGIDIEPFRAARPDIAVRAELGIPADAFVVGHVGRFVYQKNHGYLIDIAAEACRRRDNLRFLLLGDGDMKHDMMDRVSDRGLSDRVIFLGQRADAPRLIAGAMDAFCLPSLYEGLPLVGMEAQAAGLPMLVSDTITSEMDAVPQLVRRLSIQLSAADWAGDLLEMAANKPAITRSQAFEAMQAGPFNIDNSVASLQAFYEERLAQSARALPR; this comes from the coding sequence GTGATCAAACACTTAGAGCGGGCGGGCGTGGAGTGCTGGCTCCTGCACGTGCTCGGCCACGTGGACCGCAGCCGGTTCCAGATGAACCTCGCAGTACGCGATCTCGAACGTACGCCACTCGTCGACGAGTTCGAGGCGCTGGGCTGCGAAGTGTACTCGCTGGCCCGTCGGCCCGGCCGGCCCACCTTCGCCGGCGCGCTGCGTGACATCGTCTTTGGAAGCGGACCGTATGACATCGTACACTGCCACAACCAGTTTAACCGCGGCTACGTGCTCAAGCTCGCAAAACGCTTCGGGATCCCCGTTCGGGTCGCGCACAGCCACAACGCGCCAGTCGGGAATACCACCACAATGCGCAGGATCCGCGTTGCCTCGCGCAACCGCTACCTGGCGCGCTTGTGGAATGCGGGAATAGCGTGTTCAATGCCGGCGGCCCAGGAGTTATTCGGCGATAGCTGGCGCGAGAACCCTCGTATCCGTCTCGTGTACTGCGGCATCGATATCGAACCGTTCCGGGCCGCGCGGCCGGACATAGCCGTTCGAGCTGAGCTTGGCATCCCGGCCGACGCATTCGTCGTCGGGCACGTCGGGCGGTTTGTCTACCAGAAAAACCACGGGTATCTGATCGATATCGCTGCCGAAGCCTGCAGGAGGCGCGACAACCTTCGCTTTCTCCTTCTCGGAGACGGCGATATGAAGCACGATATGATGGACCGGGTTAGTGACCGAGGCCTTAGCGACCGCGTCATCTTCCTCGGACAGCGCGCCGATGCCCCCAGACTCATCGCCGGAGCGATGGACGCGTTTTGCCTCCCGTCACTCTACGAGGGTCTGCCCCTGGTGGGCATGGAGGCTCAGGCAGCGGGCCTACCCATGCTCGTTTCGGACACTATTACGTCGGAGATGGATGCGGTCCCGCAGCTCGTGCGTCGATTGTCCATCCAGCTTTCGGCTGCGGATTGGGCGGGAGACCTGTTGGAGATGGCGGCGAATAAGCCTGCTATAACACGGTCACAGGCATTCGAAGCGATGCAGGCCGGGCCGTTCAACATCGATAACAGCGTTGCGTCATTGCAGGCGTTCTACGAAGAACGCCTCGCGCAGTCCGCTCGCGCATTACCGCGCTGA